The sequence TGCACAACGAAAAGATACAAAAGTTCATCTTACTGTTGGAGCACATGGTGCAAATGATATGAGCCTTTACGAAGTAACAACCTTAAAGCGTAAAGCTAACGCTCATGGAAAAATGACCGTTGCTCTTAAAGGAAGTCCAATAAAAACAGATGCCCAAAAAGGATTCGTGCACATAGGGTCTAACAATGGAACAAATAGTACTTGGCAAATCAAACCCAAAAAAAAAATTCGTTTCAATTTAGAAACAGGCGTTAGCACTAATGATCCTGAATTAGCAGAACAAGCTTACCAGATGATTTTATCCCAATCACCAATTAAAAAGAAAAAAGAGGTTATAGAGTTAACACCAAAAAAACCGTCTTTATTTAGCTCAAAAAAAACAGATCTAAACAAATCTTTAGCCCAAAGATTGGATACTCTTGCTAAAGATACGAGCGATAATCGATCTGCACGTATCCAAACTATGAATATTAATGATGAAGAAGTAGTTGATGCTGCAATTAAGGCAAAAAAAAGTGGTGCTGACATAGAATTCATAGCAAACCATACTGCACTAACCAAATATGGCACACCTTTACTCCAAAAACTTGATCAAGCAGGTATTCCAGTACATATTTTTTGCCCTGATAAAGATTCGCAAGCGAGTGAGCATAGTAAAGCAGTAGATATAATCAAAGGAACAAAATATATGCATCTGGAGAATACAGGAAATGTAACAGACGAGTGTGCTCAACAAACAAACTATACCCTTCTTCTGCCTAATAATAAAGATATTACAATGCAATCAATACGTAACTTTGAAACAGTAAAAACAGTGTGCAAACCACTTGCTCCTGCGCTACAATTAAAAGAAAAAAGCAACAAAGAACAAGCTGAGAAAAAAGCTGCAAAAAGAAAAGCAGAACAAGAAGCACAATCAGCCCCAGATCAAAAAAAGAAAAAAACAAAATAAAGAATTTAAAAAAAATGAGTAATCCATGTCTTTATTTAAACTTCATACACCGTTCCAGCCAGCAGGCAGCCAGCCCGAAGCGATAAAAGAGCTTCTCAAAGGTCGTCCTGGTAAATCTACTCTTTTGGGTGTTACTGGATCGGGAAAAACCTACACAATTGCAAACGTTATTGCCCAGCAAAACAAACCTGTTTTGATTTTAGCACCAAACAAAACGTTGGCAGCTCAACTGTATGAAGAATTCTCTCAATTCTTCCCTGAAAATAAAGTCTGCTATTTTGTCAGCTACTACGATTATTATCAGCCAGAATCGTACATGCCTGCACAGGATATTTATATCCCCAAAGAAACCAAAGTGAATAGCGAAATTGAACGCTTACGCGTGGAATCCACTGCATCCTTAATTAATCGTAATGATACCATTGTCATTGCATCAGTTTCTTGTATTTATTCACTTGGTAATCCCAATGATTATCGTAATTTAGCATTATCGCTTTCCGTTGGTCAAAGAATGTCCCGCGCTGAACTATTACGCCAACTTATTTTTATTCAGTATACACGTAACGATGTTGAACCAGCTTCTGGTAGATTTTCCGTTATTGGCAACACGGTGGAAGTACATTTACCGTATCAAAAAGACAAATTGCGCATTGAACTATTTGGTGATGAGATTGAAGGCTTGCTGTGGGTAAGCAAACATAATAATACCGTCATGAAAGAACTTGATAACACGGTGATTTTCCCCGCACGTCATTTTGTCACAACACAAGATATGAAGGACGCAGCACTCAACAGCATTCAAACGGAACTTGATGAATGGTTGCCACAAGTTGAAAATCCTATTTACCGCGAACGAATTAAACAACGCGTATCACACGATCTTGAAATGATCCAACAAACTGGATACTGTTCTGGTATTGAAAATTACTCCGCACACTTTGATGGTCGTAAAAAAAATGGTCATCCATATTCACTATTCGACTTTTTCCCTGATGATTTTTTACTCGTCATTGATGAATCGCATATAGCAATGCCACAACTGCGTGGTATGTATGCTGGCGACCAGGCTCGTAAAAAGTCTCTTGTTGAGTTTGGATTTAGGCTACCCAGTGCAAAAGAAAATAGACCGCTCCAATTTGAAGAAATTGAAAAGTATTTTAACGATGTTATCTTTGTCTCTGCAACTCCCGGCGATTATGAATTAAAACACTCTGATCAATTTGTTGAACAAATTATTCGTCCAACAGGTTTGGTTGATCCAGAAATTGAAATTCATGGACGTTCTGGACAAATTAGTCACTTAATCGACTCTATCAACAAAACAACAGCAGCTGGCTACCGTTCATTGGTAATGGTAATGACCAAAAAACTTGCAGAAGAATTGGCGCGTTATCTAGAAGAACAACATATCAAGGTATGCTACTTACATAGTGATTTAAAAACACCACAACGGACCGAGCTGCTCCAAAAACTACGTCTTGGTACATTTGACTGCCTTGTTGGCGTTAACTTGCTGCGTGAGGGAATTGATCTTCCTGAAGTTGCCTTGGTTGCAATAATGGATGCCGATTTAGAAAGTTTCTTGCGTGACAAACGTTCACTTATCCAAATTATCGGCCGCGCTGCACGTAACACCGCTGCCAAGGTCATTCTTTTTGCCGATAAAATTACTGGATCCATGGCGAATGCAATTGATGAAACAAACCGCAGAAGAAAGTTGCAACAAGACTACAATAAAAAACATGGCATTACGCCACAAACAGTAAAACGTGATGTGCTGAAAAGCATTGTTAATATTCAAGAATTAATCGCACAGGCATCTAAGTCTAAGAAAGATAAGAAAAAAGAAGCGGCTAATATTGCCGAAGTTGGCAATATTGCACAACGTATTTTGCAGTTGGAACAGCAGATGCAACAAGCTGCTGAACGACTTGATTTTGAGACGGCTATTGCATTGCGGTCTGAATGGCAGCGCCTACAGGCTCTTATTAAATAGCGGTTGCCAAATAGAAAGAATCATTGTAAACTGTAACTATAGTAGGAAAAGTATATTTTCATTTTTTAATCAGTTGCAACATAATATTATTTAGGGGTTATGAGAGAAATTCTCACAACCCCTTTGTTATTGGCAAAAAATATAAATTATGTCACTATTAATTTAAATTTAAAGTTAGCAAAAAAATGAATTGTGAATGACAATGACAGAAATCGAACACAAACCAAGCATCATAAAAATAATCACTGCTTTTTACCCTGATGCTAAAATATATCTTTTTGGCTCCTACGCTCGCGGAACGGCAAAACGAAGTTCTGATATCGATGTTGCTATAGATGTAGGTAAAAGACTCAATCTACATGAACGACAATTTTTGTGGAATCTCCTTGATGCACTGCCAATACTACAAAAGATAGATCTTGTTGATATGCATGCAATTCCTGACGACATGCGTGAATCTATTTTGAAGAAAGGGGTACCATGGAAAGTTTAGACCGTAAATACGAAAACTTTAAAAAATGCTATGAAGCTTTGGGTAAATCTATAAACACACAGAACGAACTAGAAGCTATATCCCTTAGTAATCCATCAGTTCAGAATCTATTTGATACTGTCAATGCTGGAGTTATCAAACATTTTGAACTTGCATATGAAACTGGGTGGAAATTTTTGAAAGAATATTTGCTTATAATATATAATCGAGAAATTCTGTCTCCAAAAGCAGTCTTTCGTGCTTGTGAAGAACTGCAGCTATTTCCACAAAATATCCTTAATGAACTTATCACTCTCGCAGATGCACGCAATGAAACAACTCATATTTACAGCAAAATATTAGCTCAAGAAGTTTGCAACTCTATTACAAAGCATTATGAAGTTTTTGGAAAAATATTAGAAACAGTAAAAATGCCACTAGTTTAGCTAAACAAGGGACATATCATGAAAAAATATATTGTAATTACTCTATTAAGCCTGTGTACATCTATCTGTGCAATGGAGCAACAAAAACTACGATTCGATAATCAGAGCATTCTCAAAAAAAAATTAACTGCCGATGATCTAATACATAAAAATAACTATGCTCCATTAGCAGAGCGCTCGGGATTTCATATTATTCTTGGCGATAAAGAACACTCTCGTAATAAAGTTTACGGTTTAATTCGTTTTTGCGTGGAACTCTACAATCCAAACATGCCTACAAACAAAGTACTTGAACACCGAGATCGGATTGTGACAATACTTTCTGCAAATTCAAAGTTATAAAAAAAGTGAGAGTTTATGAAGAAACAGACCATTCAATTACTTTTTTGCAGTATGACCATTATATTTTTAGCCACATTAAGTTACTGCTCAAAAGGAACAAAACAGGACATAAAAATGATTACCAAAGCTTTTCACACACCAGATATTATTTCTCTTTTTGCGCTCACACCGCATGATATTACAACAAACACTCCGCGGTATATTGATGAAACAAAAAACATCATTGATGCAATTATCGCAATTCCTGATGACCAACGTACTTTTGAAAATACAGCTAAACCACTTGATGAAGTTTTTTCACTCTCCAACCTTGCCATTGCACATCGCGTCTACGAAGCTCTTGAACTGTTACATCCAGATAAAGCAATTCGCGATACAGCGCATGATGCATACATTGCAATACAAGCATTCTGGGTTGATTATGCCATGAGCAACAAAGCTCTTTACAACGCATTTATGGCATACGCTTACCAACAAATAGAAAATGAAGGTCTTTCCGCTCAACAACGTTATTTTGTTAACGACACTATTGATTCATTCAAACGAGAAGGCTTATCTCTGCCTGATGAAATATTGGCGCAAGTAAATGCACTCCGCAAAGAATTAGCACAGTTATCAGCAGATTTTGATCGTAACATCGCAGAAGATAATAGTTCCATCACCGCAACACGCGCTGAGCTGGAAGGCTTGGGTGATGACTTTATTGCAACATTACAACAAACAGAAGATGGTCTTTACAAACTTGGCGTAGATTACCCTACTTATTTTAGAGTAATGGATAATTGCTCGGTAGCAGCAACACGTAAAAAACATTATATTGCCTTCCAAAATCGAGCATATCCTCTAAATGAAGAATTACTCAAAACAATTATCATCAAACGTGATGAACTTGCGCGTTTACTCGGCTACACTGATTACGCATACTGCGATATTGATAGCCAAATGGCTCATACCCCAGAACGTGCTCTTGCATTCATTACTGATTTATCGCAAAAATCCTTATCAAAAATAGAAGCAGAAATTGCAATGTTCACAGAAAAACTTCCTACATCTGTTGAACTTACCAGTGATGGCAAAATTCAACCATGGGATATGTCATATCTGCAAAACAACTATAAAAAAACAAACTTCAATCTTGATGAACAAAAGATAGCTGAATACTTCCCAATGCAAAAAACAGTTGATGAACTACTTGATATTTACCGTCAATTTTTCAGCATTGAATTCCAAGAAGTGCCGGCAAGTGGATTGTGGCATGAAGATGTAACCGTTGTGCGTGTTTTAAACAAACAAGGCGATGAGTTGCTTGGCACACTCATGCTTGATCTGTACCCACGACCAAATAAATATAGTCATGCTGCACATACAACAATTATTCCATCAACATACAAACTTGATGGAACACGCGTTCCTGATGTTTCTATTGTTATTGCTAACTTTTCAAAGCCAACCGCAACACAACCATCATTACTCAAACGCTCTGAAGTAGAAACATTCTTCCACGAATTTGGGCATGCACTCCATGCAGTTTTAGGCGCAACAGAAATTGCATCACTTTCAGGAACTCACACAAAAACTGACTTTGTTGAATTACCATCGCAAATGTTAGAAGAATGGTTAACAGACAAAGATATTTTGAAAAAAGTGAGTGGTCATTATGTTACCGGACAACCATTGCCCGATGATCTAATTGATACCATTATCAAGCTCAAGAATTTATCCAGCGGTTATTTTGTAACACGCCAAGCTTATCTTTCTAGTATTGCACTTTCTTATTTTGGATCAGGAGACAACAAAGACCCTCATACAATTATGAAACAATTGTACACAAAACTACTTCCCCACATGGCATTTGTTGAAGAAAACCATTTTTACACTTCATTTGGCCATTTAACAGGGTATGGCGCTAAATATTACGGCTATTTATGGTCAAAAGTATTTGCGCTTGATATTTTTGCAACGATCAAAAAACATGGTTTATTGAACCCTGAAATTGGTCAAAAGTATGTAAAAGAAGTAATTGGTAAAGGTGGCGCACAAGACCCGAATGAACTGTTGTACAACTTCTTGGGTAGAGAACCTAATGCACATGCGTTCTTTGAAGAAATGGGATTAAAATAATCAAAAAATACCCATTAAATGGGCCTTTTGCAA comes from Candidatus Babeliales bacterium and encodes:
- a CDS encoding nucleotidyltransferase substrate binding protein, whose protein sequence is MESLDRKYENFKKCYEALGKSINTQNELEAISLSNPSVQNLFDTVNAGVIKHFELAYETGWKFLKEYLLIIYNREILSPKAVFRACEELQLFPQNILNELITLADARNETTHIYSKILAQEVCNSITKHYEVFGKILETVKMPLV
- a CDS encoding M3 family metallopeptidase, giving the protein MKKQTIQLLFCSMTIIFLATLSYCSKGTKQDIKMITKAFHTPDIISLFALTPHDITTNTPRYIDETKNIIDAIIAIPDDQRTFENTAKPLDEVFSLSNLAIAHRVYEALELLHPDKAIRDTAHDAYIAIQAFWVDYAMSNKALYNAFMAYAYQQIENEGLSAQQRYFVNDTIDSFKREGLSLPDEILAQVNALRKELAQLSADFDRNIAEDNSSITATRAELEGLGDDFIATLQQTEDGLYKLGVDYPTYFRVMDNCSVAATRKKHYIAFQNRAYPLNEELLKTIIIKRDELARLLGYTDYAYCDIDSQMAHTPERALAFITDLSQKSLSKIEAEIAMFTEKLPTSVELTSDGKIQPWDMSYLQNNYKKTNFNLDEQKIAEYFPMQKTVDELLDIYRQFFSIEFQEVPASGLWHEDVTVVRVLNKQGDELLGTLMLDLYPRPNKYSHAAHTTIIPSTYKLDGTRVPDVSIVIANFSKPTATQPSLLKRSEVETFFHEFGHALHAVLGATEIASLSGTHTKTDFVELPSQMLEEWLTDKDILKKVSGHYVTGQPLPDDLIDTIIKLKNLSSGYFVTRQAYLSSIALSYFGSGDNKDPHTIMKQLYTKLLPHMAFVEENHFYTSFGHLTGYGAKYYGYLWSKVFALDIFATIKKHGLLNPEIGQKYVKEVIGKGGAQDPNELLYNFLGREPNAHAFFEEMGLK
- a CDS encoding nucleotidyltransferase domain-containing protein; the protein is MTMTEIEHKPSIIKIITAFYPDAKIYLFGSYARGTAKRSSDIDVAIDVGKRLNLHERQFLWNLLDALPILQKIDLVDMHAIPDDMRESILKKGVPWKV
- the uvrB gene encoding excinuclease ABC subunit UvrB is translated as MSLFKLHTPFQPAGSQPEAIKELLKGRPGKSTLLGVTGSGKTYTIANVIAQQNKPVLILAPNKTLAAQLYEEFSQFFPENKVCYFVSYYDYYQPESYMPAQDIYIPKETKVNSEIERLRVESTASLINRNDTIVIASVSCIYSLGNPNDYRNLALSLSVGQRMSRAELLRQLIFIQYTRNDVEPASGRFSVIGNTVEVHLPYQKDKLRIELFGDEIEGLLWVSKHNNTVMKELDNTVIFPARHFVTTQDMKDAALNSIQTELDEWLPQVENPIYRERIKQRVSHDLEMIQQTGYCSGIENYSAHFDGRKKNGHPYSLFDFFPDDFLLVIDESHIAMPQLRGMYAGDQARKKSLVEFGFRLPSAKENRPLQFEEIEKYFNDVIFVSATPGDYELKHSDQFVEQIIRPTGLVDPEIEIHGRSGQISHLIDSINKTTAAGYRSLVMVMTKKLAEELARYLEEQHIKVCYLHSDLKTPQRTELLQKLRLGTFDCLVGVNLLREGIDLPEVALVAIMDADLESFLRDKRSLIQIIGRAARNTAAKVILFADKITGSMANAIDETNRRRKLQQDYNKKHGITPQTVKRDVLKSIVNIQELIAQASKSKKDKKKEAANIAEVGNIAQRILQLEQQMQQAAERLDFETAIALRSEWQRLQALIK